The Lonchura striata isolate bLonStr1 chromosome 7, bLonStr1.mat, whole genome shotgun sequence genome window below encodes:
- the SLF2 gene encoding SMC5-SMC6 complex localization factor protein 2 isoform X2, with the protein MLLEQPAGLYIRNQLITEFFKPVLSQDHVHKDRTVLSSPDKGNVKDEGRGLSVLCTEGFERNSPSPKKVRRKRCQTKHPISPVGKGCPIRKIMPFGSREIASDDPSQPKLTQIFEHEASSPHAFRTSSEMASGAPKSPGVPSHFLKVSFGLSKPRDSLGKRKHTAMSVDVDSSDESEVNDPAFSRSPKCKNWRCGFVKNVFLKSPHDDVLQLKDPAVLSRHDLTLSEEFLNSSTEKEKNNYSTVGLPSSYSAHSPAKNNHISVVDTKENQLQLANSCFSLEKSLHFSQEKSTVLPSPHHLTQTKSMKSPLQVAGLSQVLDVRKEQDKRPERHERSNGYSIQPSNSFSNTVHEISDITPDSCRMEISGKLGLSPETGKGVPPSLPLKESFVDRNHKSSQPSEELEVKRNFTHKSKMSRKWQSSSESEDDLLESILDEEEEEEEVLMPLQKMLSSNLKPQAGTLEDSFDNVSQDTVTPFLNLHLSKTPITSKVSYVNSLDHLLKEKEESRRLEEIAKQLQEDIEREDNASDGEKEDNASGDDLLEEHRAFIKKFSVATYVIPEKHPGEDIFDLSAAGKIFTQHNLDLRNFHFVPQNRIEYLLLNSSVTQQLFLVVNGILSSAYCDTLCPKPILKWLFQMMSIHPDYCVSTKILDRLMNLSLKSSPINDEQFKPWIPSIADISVVFVNMGVEFRSLFPLQHLQPPFNEHDILSQVQETVSQQQPKGDVATASPVFPNLLENNLINVIKFLVFCTSVVHDGYTDQEIWLLLILLFKISLEKQLKHFLIDFQCLFFKLLMNIKDWDTKMPELCLSVSELSSNPHNLLWLVQLIPSCIARGREVKRRLSLVIIAKFLHKKHVEIPDDSDKQMFLLHHFLVCMKPSNLLKEMREMRTGEKEHEDDEVNAELEHEVYYLIYVLLHLVSEASFLDVVNSSQREHLLKLCRALDKHVKGDIRADARMFYRSTVNGLAARIYGKWQDVIQTTRLIQGKLHDFWEPDA; encoded by the exons AAACCAGTTGATTACGGAGTTCTTCAAGCCAGTTTTAAGTCAAg ACCATGTCCATAAAGATAGAACAGTGCTGTCCTCACCAGACAAAGGAAATGTAAAAGATGAAGGAAGGGGACTGTCAGTCTTATGCACTGAAGGTTTTGAAAGGAATTCACCTTCTCCAAAGaaagtcagaagaaaaagaTGCCAGACCAAGCACCCAATAAGTCCTGTG GGAAAGGGATGCCctataagaaaaataatgccTTTTGGTTCGAGGGAGATTGCCTCAG ATGACCCATCTCAACCAAAGCTAACGCAGATTTTTGAACATGAGGCATCTTCTCCACATGCATTTAGAACATCATCTGAGATGGCCTCTGGTGCACCAAAGAGCCCAGGTGTTCCTTCACACTTCCTTAAGGTGTCCTTTGGGCTATCCAAACCGAGAGACTCtcttggaaaaagaaaacacactgcCATGAGTGTGGATGTAGATAGTTCAGATGAATCTGAAGTAAACGATCCTGCTTTTAGTAGATCACCAAAATGCAAAAATTGGAGGTGTGGCTTtgtaaaaaatgtctttttaaagtCTCCTCATGATGATGTTCTGCAACTCAAGGATCCTGCTGTCCTATCTAGACACGATTTGACTCTTTCAGAGGAATTCCTCAACTCGAgcactgaaaaggagaaaaataattactcCACTGTAGGTTTGCCATCTTCAtattctgcacacagtcctGCTAAAAATAATCACATTTCTGTTGTGGATACCAAAGAGAATCAATTGCAGCTGGCAAACTCatgcttttccctggaaaagtcCCTTcatttttctcaggaaaaaagtACTGTGTTGCCTTCTCCCCACCACTtaacacaaacaaaaagcatGAAATCCCCTCTCCAGGTTGCTGGCTTATCTCAGGTGTTGGATGTTAGGAAAGAGCAAGATAAAAGACCAGAAAGACATGAACGGAGTAATGGATACAGTATTCAACCCAGCAACAGTTTTTCAAATACAGTCCACGAGATTTCTGATATTACTCCTGATTCCTGTAGAATGGAGATCTCTGGGAAACTTGGACTGTCCCCAGAGACTGGAAAAGGTGTACCCCCTTCATTGCCTTTGAAAGAGTCTTTCGTGGACAGGAACCACAAGTCTTCACAACCCTCAGAAGAACTGGAAGTTAAAAGGAACTTTACACACAAGTCCAAGATGAGCAGAAAATGGCAAAGCAGCTCTGAGAGTGAAGATGATCTTTTGGAATCCATTttagatgaagaagaagaagaagaagaagtatTAATGCCACTGCAAAAGATGCTTAGTTCAAATCTCAAACCACAGGCAGGAACCCTGGAAGACTCCTTTGACAATGTTTCTCAGGACACTGTAACTCCATTTCTGAATCTTCAT CTTTCTAAAACTCCTATTACAAGCAAGGTGTCATATGTGAACAGCTTAGATCATCTcttgaaggagaaagaagaatcTAGAAG GTTAGAGGAAATAGCAAAACAGTTACAGGAAGACATAGAAAGAGAGGACAATGCTTCAGATGGAGAAAAAGAGGACAATGCCAGTGGAGATGATCTCTTGGAAGAGCACAG GGCGTTTATAAAGAAATTTTCAGTAGCAACTTATGTCATACCTGAAAAACACCCTGGAGAAGATATATTTGATTTATCAGCTGCTGGGAAGATCTTCACTCAACATAACCTTGACTTGAGGAATTTTCATTTTGTCCCTCAAAATCGTATAGAATATCTGCTTCTGAA TTCTAGTGTAACACAACAGCTTTTTTTAGTTGTTAATGGCATTCTAAGTTCTGCTTACTGTGATACATTGTGTCCTAAACCAATTCTGAAGTGGCTGTTCCAG ATGATGTCTATTCATCCTGACTATTGTGTTTCCACCAAGATCTTAGACAGATTGATGAATTTATCACTAAAAAGCT CTCCCATCAATGATGAGCAATTTAAACCATGGATTCCTTCAATAGCTGATATATCAGTTGTTTTTGTCAATATGGGTGTTGAATTCAGATCTCTCTTTCCATTGCAACATCTTCAGCCCCCCTTCAACGAACATGATATTTT AAGTCAGGTGCAAGAAACAGTGAGTCAACAACAGCCAAAAGGAGATGTAGCTACTGCCAGTCCAGTGTTCCCCAACCTACTTGAAAACAATTTAATTAATGTGATTAAG tttCTAGTTTTCTGTACATCAGTAGTTCACGATGGATACACTGACCAGGAAATATGGCTGCTGCTTATATTGCTATTTAAAATAAGCTTGGAGAAacaattaaaacattttctgataGATTTTCAGTGCCTTTTTTTCAAGCTTCTGATGAATATAAAAGACTGGGATACAAAG ATGCCTGAGCTGTGCCTGTCAGTGAGTGAACTCTCCAGTAATCCCCACAACCTCCTGTGGCTCGTTCAGCTCATTCCCAGCTGCATCGCGCGTGGACG gGAAGTAAAAAGGCGCCTTAGCCTAGTGATAATTGCAAAATTTCTTCATAAAAAGCATGTAGAAATACCTGATGACAGTGACAAGCAG ATGTTTCTTCTGCATCACTTTCTGGTGTGTATGAAACCTTCTAATCTACTGAAGGAGATGAGAGAGATGAGAACAGGGGAGAAGGAGCATGAAGATGATGAAGTTAATGCCGAACTAGAACATGAG GTATACTACCTGATCTATGTCCTCCTTCATCTAGTCAGTGAAGCCAGTTTCCTTGATGTTGTAAATTCCAGTCAAAGG gAACACTTGCTGAAGCTTTGTCGTGCCTTAGATAAGCACGTGAAAGGTGATATAAGGGCAGATGCAAGAATGTTTTATCGGTCTACG GTAAATGGCTTGGCTGCTAGGATATATGGGAAATGGCAGGATGTGATACAAACCACTCGGCTTATTCAG GGAAAACTGCATGACTTCTGGGAGCCAGATGCATGA
- the SLF2 gene encoding SMC5-SMC6 complex localization factor protein 2 isoform X1 — MTRPLGEGLPSPGPPFAMSRRHVTPAAAGGEAAQDCRNQLITEFFKPVLSQDHVHKDRTVLSSPDKGNVKDEGRGLSVLCTEGFERNSPSPKKVRRKRCQTKHPISPVGKGCPIRKIMPFGSREIASDDPSQPKLTQIFEHEASSPHAFRTSSEMASGAPKSPGVPSHFLKVSFGLSKPRDSLGKRKHTAMSVDVDSSDESEVNDPAFSRSPKCKNWRCGFVKNVFLKSPHDDVLQLKDPAVLSRHDLTLSEEFLNSSTEKEKNNYSTVGLPSSYSAHSPAKNNHISVVDTKENQLQLANSCFSLEKSLHFSQEKSTVLPSPHHLTQTKSMKSPLQVAGLSQVLDVRKEQDKRPERHERSNGYSIQPSNSFSNTVHEISDITPDSCRMEISGKLGLSPETGKGVPPSLPLKESFVDRNHKSSQPSEELEVKRNFTHKSKMSRKWQSSSESEDDLLESILDEEEEEEEVLMPLQKMLSSNLKPQAGTLEDSFDNVSQDTVTPFLNLHLSKTPITSKVSYVNSLDHLLKEKEESRRLEEIAKQLQEDIEREDNASDGEKEDNASGDDLLEEHRAFIKKFSVATYVIPEKHPGEDIFDLSAAGKIFTQHNLDLRNFHFVPQNRIEYLLLNSSVTQQLFLVVNGILSSAYCDTLCPKPILKWLFQMMSIHPDYCVSTKILDRLMNLSLKSSPINDEQFKPWIPSIADISVVFVNMGVEFRSLFPLQHLQPPFNEHDILSQVQETVSQQQPKGDVATASPVFPNLLENNLINVIKFLVFCTSVVHDGYTDQEIWLLLILLFKISLEKQLKHFLIDFQCLFFKLLMNIKDWDTKMPELCLSVSELSSNPHNLLWLVQLIPSCIARGREVKRRLSLVIIAKFLHKKHVEIPDDSDKQMFLLHHFLVCMKPSNLLKEMREMRTGEKEHEDDEVNAELEHEVYYLIYVLLHLVSEASFLDVVNSSQREHLLKLCRALDKHVKGDIRADARMFYRSTVNGLAARIYGKWQDVIQTTRLIQGKLHDFWEPDA, encoded by the exons ATGACCCGACCGCTCGGCGAGGGGCTGCCGTCTCCGGGCCCTCCCTTCGCCATGTCCCGCCGCCATGTTAcgccggcggccgcgggcggcgagGCGGCCCAGGACTGCAG AAACCAGTTGATTACGGAGTTCTTCAAGCCAGTTTTAAGTCAAg ACCATGTCCATAAAGATAGAACAGTGCTGTCCTCACCAGACAAAGGAAATGTAAAAGATGAAGGAAGGGGACTGTCAGTCTTATGCACTGAAGGTTTTGAAAGGAATTCACCTTCTCCAAAGaaagtcagaagaaaaagaTGCCAGACCAAGCACCCAATAAGTCCTGTG GGAAAGGGATGCCctataagaaaaataatgccTTTTGGTTCGAGGGAGATTGCCTCAG ATGACCCATCTCAACCAAAGCTAACGCAGATTTTTGAACATGAGGCATCTTCTCCACATGCATTTAGAACATCATCTGAGATGGCCTCTGGTGCACCAAAGAGCCCAGGTGTTCCTTCACACTTCCTTAAGGTGTCCTTTGGGCTATCCAAACCGAGAGACTCtcttggaaaaagaaaacacactgcCATGAGTGTGGATGTAGATAGTTCAGATGAATCTGAAGTAAACGATCCTGCTTTTAGTAGATCACCAAAATGCAAAAATTGGAGGTGTGGCTTtgtaaaaaatgtctttttaaagtCTCCTCATGATGATGTTCTGCAACTCAAGGATCCTGCTGTCCTATCTAGACACGATTTGACTCTTTCAGAGGAATTCCTCAACTCGAgcactgaaaaggagaaaaataattactcCACTGTAGGTTTGCCATCTTCAtattctgcacacagtcctGCTAAAAATAATCACATTTCTGTTGTGGATACCAAAGAGAATCAATTGCAGCTGGCAAACTCatgcttttccctggaaaagtcCCTTcatttttctcaggaaaaaagtACTGTGTTGCCTTCTCCCCACCACTtaacacaaacaaaaagcatGAAATCCCCTCTCCAGGTTGCTGGCTTATCTCAGGTGTTGGATGTTAGGAAAGAGCAAGATAAAAGACCAGAAAGACATGAACGGAGTAATGGATACAGTATTCAACCCAGCAACAGTTTTTCAAATACAGTCCACGAGATTTCTGATATTACTCCTGATTCCTGTAGAATGGAGATCTCTGGGAAACTTGGACTGTCCCCAGAGACTGGAAAAGGTGTACCCCCTTCATTGCCTTTGAAAGAGTCTTTCGTGGACAGGAACCACAAGTCTTCACAACCCTCAGAAGAACTGGAAGTTAAAAGGAACTTTACACACAAGTCCAAGATGAGCAGAAAATGGCAAAGCAGCTCTGAGAGTGAAGATGATCTTTTGGAATCCATTttagatgaagaagaagaagaagaagaagtatTAATGCCACTGCAAAAGATGCTTAGTTCAAATCTCAAACCACAGGCAGGAACCCTGGAAGACTCCTTTGACAATGTTTCTCAGGACACTGTAACTCCATTTCTGAATCTTCAT CTTTCTAAAACTCCTATTACAAGCAAGGTGTCATATGTGAACAGCTTAGATCATCTcttgaaggagaaagaagaatcTAGAAG GTTAGAGGAAATAGCAAAACAGTTACAGGAAGACATAGAAAGAGAGGACAATGCTTCAGATGGAGAAAAAGAGGACAATGCCAGTGGAGATGATCTCTTGGAAGAGCACAG GGCGTTTATAAAGAAATTTTCAGTAGCAACTTATGTCATACCTGAAAAACACCCTGGAGAAGATATATTTGATTTATCAGCTGCTGGGAAGATCTTCACTCAACATAACCTTGACTTGAGGAATTTTCATTTTGTCCCTCAAAATCGTATAGAATATCTGCTTCTGAA TTCTAGTGTAACACAACAGCTTTTTTTAGTTGTTAATGGCATTCTAAGTTCTGCTTACTGTGATACATTGTGTCCTAAACCAATTCTGAAGTGGCTGTTCCAG ATGATGTCTATTCATCCTGACTATTGTGTTTCCACCAAGATCTTAGACAGATTGATGAATTTATCACTAAAAAGCT CTCCCATCAATGATGAGCAATTTAAACCATGGATTCCTTCAATAGCTGATATATCAGTTGTTTTTGTCAATATGGGTGTTGAATTCAGATCTCTCTTTCCATTGCAACATCTTCAGCCCCCCTTCAACGAACATGATATTTT AAGTCAGGTGCAAGAAACAGTGAGTCAACAACAGCCAAAAGGAGATGTAGCTACTGCCAGTCCAGTGTTCCCCAACCTACTTGAAAACAATTTAATTAATGTGATTAAG tttCTAGTTTTCTGTACATCAGTAGTTCACGATGGATACACTGACCAGGAAATATGGCTGCTGCTTATATTGCTATTTAAAATAAGCTTGGAGAAacaattaaaacattttctgataGATTTTCAGTGCCTTTTTTTCAAGCTTCTGATGAATATAAAAGACTGGGATACAAAG ATGCCTGAGCTGTGCCTGTCAGTGAGTGAACTCTCCAGTAATCCCCACAACCTCCTGTGGCTCGTTCAGCTCATTCCCAGCTGCATCGCGCGTGGACG gGAAGTAAAAAGGCGCCTTAGCCTAGTGATAATTGCAAAATTTCTTCATAAAAAGCATGTAGAAATACCTGATGACAGTGACAAGCAG ATGTTTCTTCTGCATCACTTTCTGGTGTGTATGAAACCTTCTAATCTACTGAAGGAGATGAGAGAGATGAGAACAGGGGAGAAGGAGCATGAAGATGATGAAGTTAATGCCGAACTAGAACATGAG GTATACTACCTGATCTATGTCCTCCTTCATCTAGTCAGTGAAGCCAGTTTCCTTGATGTTGTAAATTCCAGTCAAAGG gAACACTTGCTGAAGCTTTGTCGTGCCTTAGATAAGCACGTGAAAGGTGATATAAGGGCAGATGCAAGAATGTTTTATCGGTCTACG GTAAATGGCTTGGCTGCTAGGATATATGGGAAATGGCAGGATGTGATACAAACCACTCGGCTTATTCAG GGAAAACTGCATGACTTCTGGGAGCCAGATGCATGA